A stretch of DNA from Alicyclobacillus acidocaldarius subsp. acidocaldarius Tc-4-1:
AGATTCCGAATCTCAAGGGGAAGTGGGCCGTCATCACGGGATCGAATAGCGGCATCGGTTGGCAGGCGGCGCGTTGGCTGGCGAAGCGCGGCGCGCGGGTCACGCTTGCGGTCCGCAACCGCGGGCGCGGCGAAGACGCCAAGGCCCGCATCCTGGCGGAGGTGCCGAGCGCGGAGGTGGACGTGCGCCTGTTGGATCTGGCCGATCTCGACAGCGTTCGGTCGTTCGCGGAGGCGCTCGTGGCGGACGGCCGGCCGCTCGACCTGCTGATCAACAATGCGGGCGTGATGGCCACCTCATACGGCACCACGCGCCAGGGCTATGAGCTTCAGTTCGGTACCAATCACCTCGGCCACTTCGCGCTCACGCTTCAGTTGCTCCCGATTCTCGCCGGGACCACGGGCGCGCGCGTGGTGACCGTAAGCAGCATGGCGCATCAGATGGCGAAGCGCCTCGATCTCGCGTACGTGCGCGGGAGTGGGCGCTATAGGCGATTCCAGAGCTACGCGCAGAGCAAACTCGCGAATCTCCTCTTTGCCTACGAGCTTGACCGGCGCCTCAAGCGCCGCGGACTCCCCTTGAAGAGCATCGCGTGCCATCCCGGGTTTGCCGCAACGTCCCTCGTGGAAAACGGCATGCTGAAGAGTTCCTGGGCCAAGCCGCTGGCTCGGGTGGTGAACCGCTTTGCTCAGCCGAGCGAGATGGGCGCGCTTCCTACGCTGTACGCCGCTACGCATCCGGACCTCGAGGGCGGCGAGTACGTCGGTCCTGACCGGGGATCTCGGGGATATCCCGTCGTCATGAATTCGTCCCCGGCTTCTCGCGATCTCGCCGCAGCGCGCGAGCTTTGGAGCGCCTCGCTCGACATGGCCGGCATTCCGCGCGATGCCTGGTACGCGCTCGAGGACGAATGAATCCGCGCCATCCTGTGCTCCCGGGAGCCAGAAAGAGGGATACACGTGGCGAAGTTGTACTTTCGCTTTGGGCAGATGAACGCCAGCAAGTCCATCCAACTGTTGACCGTTGCGCACAGCTACGAGGAGCAGGGCAAAAGGTGGCGCTTTTACGCCTGCCATCGACGACCGGTACGGGCGCGGCGTCATCGCATCCCGGGTGGGCATTTCGAAGCAGGCCCTCGTCGTCGAGGAGGACACTGACCTCTTCGAGAGCGTGCGCGCGCAGATGCCCGACTGTGTGCTGGTGGACGAGGTTCAGTTTCTCCGCGCCTATCACGTGCAGCAGCTGGCGCGCGTGGCGGACGATCTCGACATTCCCGTGATCATGTACGGCCTGCTCAAGGACTACCGCAACCGCCTATTCGAGGGCAGTGAGGCGGCCATCCTGTGGGCGGACCGGATAGAAGAGATCAAGACCATCTGCGCGCATCCCGGCTGCGACCGCAAGGCGACGATGATTCTCAAGGTCAAGGACGGGCGCCCGGTGTACGAGGGCGAGCAGATTGAAGTCGGCGGGAACGATCTCTACAAATCCGTCTGCCGCAAGCACTACTTTCACCCGGACGTGGAGGGCCTGATGCGCGCCACGGGCCCGTGAGGCAAGCGTTCAGCGGCGCAGTGCTCCGCCCCGGCGCCTCGGTGTCACAGTTCGAGCGAAAGCTGGATGGCGGGCGCCTTCGCCAGGTCCTCTTCCGCCGCGCGAAGACAAGCGGTAAGCGTATAGACGGGCATGTTCAATTGGCATGCCACGTACACTTCCAGTCGGGCGCCGCGCGAGCGTTCCCATCCGGGAAGGGTCACGACGGCGTCCGCATCCATGAGCATGCGGATGTCGCGGCGCATGGCGGCATACCAATCGTCTTCGGGCGAACCATACTCGGCCGGGTTGATGACCTCAAGGCCCCGCGCTCGGAGCGCCTTTGCTGCCTCCAGGAACGCCGGACGATTCCCGTGCGGGAGCCCTGTCATGGGACCGGACAGATAGACGCGCTTCACGTGATCTCGCCTCCCCAGCATCTTGAGTCCAGAATATGCGAACATGTGTTCGGTGTCAAGAGGGTGGCGCAATCTCCTTGGCGAACGTTTTGTCTTTATATACAATGAACGTTCGGATCACGGGGGGCGAAACGGTTCGCCTCAGGCCGCGATAACGAGGAGGATTTCGCATGGCTGAGCACTACGACGTGATCATCGTGGGCGCGGGGCCCGCCGGACTCTACGCCGCCTACGAGTTGGTGGAGAAGGCGCCGAAGCTCAAGGTGCTGCTCATCGACAAGGGCGTGGAGGCGCGGTTTCGCCACTGCCCCATCATGGAGGGGCGGATCGACAAGTGCCCGCCGCCCAACAAGATCAAGACGTACGCGAGCTGCTGGCCCGCGTGCGGCGTCATCAACGGCGCGGGCGGCGCGGGGAGCTTTTCGGACGGCAAGTTCAACATTACCGCCGAATACGGCGGCTACCTGACGGAGTACCTGCCCGCGAGCGAGGTGCTCGGGCTCATCGAGTATGTGGACGCCATCAACCTTCGGCACGGGGCACCCGACGCCGTGACGGATCCGTCCACGCCCGCCGTGGCTGCCATCGAGCGGCGGGCCATGGCTGCCGGGCTCAAGTTGCTTCGCGCGCGAGTCCGCCACATCGGCACCGACAAGAACCTGGAGCTCATCCAGTCGCTGTTCGAGCACCTCGGCCGTCACATCGATCTCCGGTTTCGCACCTTCGTCGAGGACATTGTGGTGGAGGGCGATCGCGTCGGCGGCGTGATCCTGCGCGGGGGCGAGATGGTCCGAAGCCGGTACGTGCTGCTCGCGCCGGGGCGGGACGGGGCGACGTGGCTGTCCGACTTGTTCCGTCGCCACAAGCTCAAGATGACCAACAACCAGGTGGACATCGGCGTGCGCGTGGAGACGTCGAACGTGGTCATGCAGGAGTTGAACGAGCACCTGTACGAGGCCAAGTTCCTGTTCCAGTCGCCTGCGACCGGCCTCATGGTGCGGACGTTCTGCGCGAACCCGTCCGGCCACGTCGTGATTGAAAACCACACGGGCGTCATGGCGGCCAACGGCCACGCGTATCACGATCCGGCGCTGGGATCGCAGAACACGAACTTTGCGCTTCTCGTCAGCCATCGGTTCACCGAGCCGTTCGACAAGCCGAACGAGTTCGCCAAGAGCATCTGCCGGCACGCGAACGAGCTGTCGAACGGGTCCATCATCCTGCAGAAATACGGCGATCTGCGCAAGGGCCGCCGATCCACCCCTCAGCGCATTCGCGAAGGGTTTGTGGAGCCGACGCTCAAGGAGGCCGTACCGGGCGATCTCGGCCTGGTGCTGCCGTACAAGACGATGGTCGCGCTGATGGAGATGATGGAGGCGCTCGACAAGGTGGCGCCTGGCGTCGCGAGCGATCACACGCTGTTCTACGGCGTGGAGGCGAAGTTCTACGCTGCGCGCGCCGAGGTGGGGCCGGATCTGCAGACGAAGATCGACGGGTTGTACTGCGCGGGCGACGGTCCGGGCATCTCGCGCGGAATCTCGCAGGCGGCCTCGTGCGGCGTGCACGTGGCGCGGCAGATCGCAAAGCGCGAGGCGTGATGGGCAGGCGGCGCGTGCCTGACGCGCAAGGGAAAGGCCCAGGGTTGTCTAGGGTCCTGGGCCTTTTCGCCGTGCGCCGGTGTCATCGCGAGACGTGCACCAGCTTGCCGTCCTGGAAGTACAGCCGCGCGCCGTTCGGATACGTCCAGACGGTCTCGGGCCTGCCGTGGTACGTGGTGGACGAGATGGACGACGGCGGTCCCCACTTCGCCCGCGCCTCCGACTCGGAAATCCCGAGCGGCAAGTAGGGATATGTCCTGCCTGAGCTCGCGGACTTCCCGCTTCCGGATGTCCAGGTGTCGGACGTCCCGGATGCGCTCGACAACGGCTGTGCCTTCTGCCAATAATGGGAAAACCATGCCTCTGCCTGCGCACGCACGAGGGGCTGGGTGACGACCATGCCGACCTCCCGGTTGTCGTTGAGCGAGTTGGCGGAGAGGTTCTCGCTGCCGACGAAGACGGCCTCCGTGCCCGCAATGAGTTTCGCGTGCACGTAAGGCGACGACAGAAGGCGCACCTGCACGCCGTGGTTCGCGAGCATGCGCGCGTTCGCCATCTCCTCGCTGTCGATGGAGGACGGGAGCAAGAGCTCGAGCTGGCGGCCTTTCGCCTCCATGGCTGCCATGACGTCCGGGGCGTCGTACAGCTCCTCCTCGGCCATCATGACCGGGCCGGGCTGGCGGATCTGATTGGCGAGCGCCTCAGCCGATCCCGGCGACACAATGAGCGCGGGCGGGAGGCTCGGCCGTGGGCGGCCCGACCAGTCCGCCTGGAACAGGGCGTCGAGATCGGCTGGGAGGATGCCGCCGTCGATCTCGACGTTGTCCTCGAGGTTGGCGCCGCCATCGAGAGCCGAATACGTGGCGTTGGCCGAGCCGACAATGGCGACGCGCCCGTCCACGACCAGGTACTTGGCGTGATCGTAGCTCGTCGCGGAGGGCGACCACGTCTTCACCTGCACCTTCGAGCCGCGGAACATCGCGAGTTCCTTCGAGACAGCGTCCGGGAAGTCGTAGGGGTGGCTGTCCAGGATGACGCGCACCGCCACGCCGCGCGCGGCGGCCTGCTTGAGCGCGTTGGCGATGTTTTCGTCGGTGAGCAGATAGACGTTGTAATCCACGCGCTGGCGCGCCCGACTAATCGCCTTCACCCACGGCGCCGATCCGGCCCCGGGCTCCCCAATCCAGGTGAATTGGCTGGCGGACGCCGCGATGGAAGCGACGCCTTTCGAGGGCGCGGCGCCTGTCGACTTGCCATGGGCAGGTGCGCTGTTCACCGCGTTTTGGGGCGCGACGTTTGCCGGGCCGCACGCCGTCAAGAAAAGCAGGGCGGGTGCCAGCGTGGCGGTCAGCCTGAGCCGAAGCCGACCTTTGTTCACGCGCATCGCTCCCTCTGTGAAATGGTGATCCGATTGTAACAAATCTCTCCCCTGCCATCACGCGGAGGGCGGCGTGGGCGACGGGACAGCCTTGGTGACGGTTTGCCTCAGCCGGAGATCGTCCAGAATGATGCCAGACACCCGGCACGCAAGCGCCCGGTTCACGGCCATCTCGTCCTTCGCGGTCCACGCGTACACGGCGAGGTGGTGGGCTTTGGCCTCGGCCACAAACAGCGGATCCAGGTGTTCGATGTCGGGGTGGAGGCTCTGCGCGCCGAGGCGCTCCGCGAGCTGAATGGGCTCGAGCAGGCGCCCGGTAAAGAGCACGCCGAGGGCGATGTCGCGGTCGAAGCGGCGGATTTCGGCCAGCGCGGCGTGATCGAAGGAGGAGAGGAGGACGCGATCCCGCGCGTTGTGGCGGTAGATAGCGCCAAGCACGCGGCGGATGAGCTGGCGGGTGTGCGCGACGGGACTCGTCTTCAGTTCGATGTTCAGGCACATGTTCGGCACGGTCGCGAACACCTCGTCGAGCGTGGGGATGAGCGTGCCGCGAAAGCGGGCGTCAAACCACGATCCGGCGTCGAGCTTGCGCAAATCTGAGAGCCGCATGTCGGCTATCAGGCCGCTGCCGTCGGTCGTCCGGTCGACCGTCGGATCGTGCAGGACCACGACGCCGCCGTCGCCCGTCAGGCGGACGTCGAGCTCAATCATGTCGGCGCCCAACTCCGCCGCCCGCACGAAGGCGGGCAGCGTGTTCTCCGGGCACTCGGCGGACGCGCCGCGGTGGGCGATATAGAGCGTGTCGTCGCGCATCAGGAGTTCTCGGATCATGCGAAAACCTCCTTGCCATCCAGCGCGGTCATCATCCGAGATTTTGATCGGCGGCTTCTGCGGCCTGATGCATGGTGGCTGCGACGGGCTTACCCTCGTCGAAGATGCCTTGCAGCGCCTGTTGCACCGGCTGCAACACGGCCAGGTACGCGGGGGACGCCGGCGAAGGATGCTCGTACTGAAGCTCCTCGATGGCGGTCCGGTACTGCGGGTGCTGCTTCAGATATGCCTGGTAGACGGGATCCTTCAAGTCCGCCTTTTGCACAGGCAGGTAGCCGGTCTCGGTGGACCATTGGACCGACTGCTTGGGCGAGGTCCACCACTGAATGAACGTCCACGCGGCTTTCTGCTGCGCAGGTGTGGCGTCCTTGAAGATGGCGAGATCGCCACCGCCCGGCGGGACCGCGAGCGTCTTGCTGCGCGGCAGGAGCGCGGTGCCCCACTGGAACTTGTCGCCCACGCCCTTGGTCACCTTGCCCGCGCTGCCGATGGAGTCGATGTCCATGGCCACCTGGCCGTTGATGAAGTCCTGCGTCATGAGGTCCCAGTAGTTCGGCCCCGTCTCCACCTTCGCGTAGCCCTGCTTCACGAGCGACTGCTCCGTCTCCAGGATGGAGAGCGCGGGCGGCTGGTCGAACGTGGCGCGCTTCAAATCGGCCGACAGAATGGAGCCGCCGCCGGACTCCACCGCGTACTCCCACGGCCACCAGTCGACGAGCGGCTCGAAGCCGTAGATTTTGTTCGATCCGGCCCCGCTCGTGAGCTTCTTCGCGTCCGCCGCGAGTTCGGTCCAGTTGGAAGGCGGCGAGGCGATGTGCGCCTTCGCGAAGAGCGTCTTGTTGTAGTAGAGCACCGGAACGCTCCGATTGAACGGCACCCCATAGTACCGGCCCTGGTACTGCGTCGAGACGAGGATACCCGGCAGGAAGTTGGACGGCTTGTCGATGCTCGACGACTGCATTAGGTTGGTGAGATCGAGCAATTGCCCGCTCGCCGCGAACACCGGCATCGCGTGCACTTCAATCTGCGCGATGGTGGGCGGATCGCCCGCCTTGATGGCCGCGAGCAGCTTCTGCTGTTCCTCGCCGCCGCCGGAGTAGCTGCCCTGGTACGTGGCCACGACCTTGATGCCGGGGTGGGTCTTGTTGAACTGCTGCACCATCTGCTGAATGTCTTGGCTGAGCGTCGTGCCGACGCCGTACCAGAAGGTGATGGTCACGGGCTGACTGGATGCCGCTGCCTGGCTGGCACTCGTCGCTGTCTGCCCGCCGCCGTTTGCGGCGGTGCCGCACCCCGTTGCCACGAGTCCGAGCGCCAGGAGCGCGCCGGATTTCCACAGTCGATCTCGCTTCATGTTTTCCCTCCCAATGTATGCGCCTCGAGCGGGCGCCGTGTTTATCCCTTCACGGCCGTCTGGGCCACGCCCTGGACGAAGTAGCGCTGGCCGATGAGGAACAGGATGACGACGGGCGCGATGGCGAAGATGTCAAACGCCATCGCGTAGTTCCACTGCAACGTCTGGCCGGCGTCCTGGGTCAGGAAGTACGACAGCGCCACGGGCACCACGCGCATGTTGGTGGAGTTGGTGGCCACGAGCGGCCAGAACAGGCTGTTGTAGTGGTAGACAAAGTTCAGCAACACGAGCGTCACGATGGTCGGCTTGTTGTTCGGCAGGACGATGCGCGTCAAAATCCACCACTCGCTCGCGCCGTCCACCCGCGCGGCGTCGACGATGTCCCGTGGCAGCGTCAGAAAGCCTTGGCGCATGAGGAAGATACCGAAGGCTGATCCGGCGTACGGCAGGATGAGCGCGCCGTAGGTGTTGATGAGATGCACCGCGGACAGCATGGTGTAGACGGGAACGAACGTCGCCTGCATGGGCACCATCATGGCCACGAGCACGGCGAAGAACAGCCAGCGCTTGCCGCGGAGCGGGATGAAGACGAGCGCGTACGCGGCGAGCGAAGACGTGACGACCTGCAGCGCGACGATGGCGCCGTTGGTGAACACGCTGTTCCACAGGTAGAGGAGGAACGGCTGGGCGCGCCACGCGGCGGCGAAGTTGCTCCACGCGGGGTGCGCGGGCCACAGCGCGGAGGACAAGAGACTGCTCGTCGGCATGAGCGACGTGCGGATCATCCAGTACACGGGCGCCAGGCAGAGCAAGGCCGCGATGGTCAACAGCGCGTACGAGACGCCCTTCAGCAGGGGGTTCGCCTTCACGATTCCTCCACCACCCATCGGCGGCCGAGGCGCATCTGCAGGTACGAGAGGCACGCGAGCACCAGGATCAGAATGACGCTTGCCGCCGAAGACTCCCCGATATTGAACGCCTGAAAGCCTTTCTCGAAGATGTAGTAGGCAAACGTGGTGGTCGCGCCGTCTGGACCGCCTCCCGTCATGACGTACACCTGATCGAAGGTCTGGAACGTCTGGATGAGGCAGATGACGACGGCGAAAAACAGGCTTGGCCCGAGCGCGCGCAGCGTCACGTGCCGAAACACCTGCCAGCGCCCGCCGCCGTCCACCTGGCACGCCTCCATCAGGGACGTCGGCACGCTCTGCAACCCAGCCAGGAAGATGATGGCGTAATATCCGGTGAACTGCCACGCGGTGAGGATGAGCACGGACAGAAGCGCAGTGCGCCCTTGGCCGAGCCAGTTGACCGGCGCCAGGCCGAGGCGCTGCAGGGCCAGATTCACCGGTCCTCCGTCCGTGGAGAAGAGCAGCGAAAAGATGAGGCCTGAGCTCACGAGCGGGATCACGTACGGGCCGAAGATGGCCGTTCGGAATATCGCCTGCCCTCGGATGCGCTGGTTCAGGAGCACGGCGAGGAGGAGCGCGGCGGGTAGCGACAGCGCCATCATGCCGACCGCCAGCCACACCGTGTTCGACGCCGCCTGCCAAAAGTCGGGCGCGGCGAGCAGGTGCGCGTAGTTGGCAAATCCGGCGAACACCGGTTGCGGTGTGTACAGCGTCGACTGGTAGAGGCTCAGGTACACCGCGTAGCCCATCGGCACAAAGACAAACGCGAGCAGAAAGAGAAGCGCGGGCGCCATCATCGCGACGCCGGTGAGTTGAAGCGACACCCGGCTTCGCGCAAAGCGCCTCTCCTCGATGCGCTCTGCGATCACGGCTTCGGCGGCCTTGGCCACGATGGCCCTCCTTTCCAATGCGGGATATTCAAGCGGATGGGCTTCAAGGTGAGTGTAAGCGTCGTCTGTGAATCGCCTGCGAAGGAAGTGTGTCCCTTGTGTGAAGCTCTCGTGAACTCGCGCGATTTGATATAGTGGGGGAGGAGCGTTCGTGCAGAATCGCATTCATGGCTGACAAGGGGAGCGAACGACGTGATCGAACCATTGCGCAAATATGCAGAACTCATCGTGCGGGTGGGGGTGAATCTGCAGCCGGGCCAACCGCTCGTCATTGGCTTCGGATCGCGCCAGGTGTATCCGGACCAGGTGCCGTTTGCAAGGCTTCTCGCGCAGGCCGCCTACGACGCGGGAGCGAGCTACGTGCACATCGACTGGGGCGACGAGTGGTGGCTGCGCGAGACGGTCAAGCGCGCGGATCTCGCCATTCTGCGACAGCGCGCCAAGTGGCAAGTCGAGTGGGTGGAGCGCCTCGCGGAGATGGGCGCTGCGTACATCGCCATGCCGGCGAGCGATCCGGCGCTGTTTGCCGGTATCCCGCGCGATCGCGTCGAGCAGGCGGAGCGGGCGGTGCGAGAGGCCTTCCGGCCATTCGACAATGAGCGCACAAGCGACAAATATCGCTGGACGCTCGCCTCGGCGCCGACGCAGGCTTGGGCCGACGCGGTGCACCCGGAGTTGCCGCGCGAGGAGCGGTTCGAAGCGCTCTGG
This window harbors:
- a CDS encoding oxidoreductase — its product is MRVAWTADQIPNLKGKWAVITGSNSGIGWQAARWLAKRGARVTLAVRNRGRGEDAKARILAEVPSAEVDVRLLDLADLDSVRSFAEALVADGRPLDLLINNAGVMATSYGTTRQGYELQFGTNHLGHFALTLQLLPILAGTTGARVVTVSSMAHQMAKRLDLAYVRGSGRYRRFQSYAQSKLANLLFAYELDRRLKRRGLPLKSIACHPGFAATSLVENGMLKSSWAKPLARVVNRFAQPSEMGALPTLYAATHPDLEGGEYVGPDRGSRGYPVVMNSSPASRDLAAARELWSASLDMAGIPRDAWYALEDE
- a CDS encoding DUF4406 domain-containing protein, coding for MKRVYLSGPMTGLPHGNRPAFLEAAKALRARGLEVINPAEYGSPEDDWYAAMRRDIRMLMDADAVVTLPGWERSRGARLEVYVACQLNMPVYTLTACLRAAEEDLAKAPAIQLSLEL
- a CDS encoding NAD(P)/FAD-dependent oxidoreductase, with protein sequence MAEHYDVIIVGAGPAGLYAAYELVEKAPKLKVLLIDKGVEARFRHCPIMEGRIDKCPPPNKIKTYASCWPACGVINGAGGAGSFSDGKFNITAEYGGYLTEYLPASEVLGLIEYVDAINLRHGAPDAVTDPSTPAVAAIERRAMAAGLKLLRARVRHIGTDKNLELIQSLFEHLGRHIDLRFRTFVEDIVVEGDRVGGVILRGGEMVRSRYVLLAPGRDGATWLSDLFRRHKLKMTNNQVDIGVRVETSNVVMQELNEHLYEAKFLFQSPATGLMVRTFCANPSGHVVIENHTGVMAANGHAYHDPALGSQNTNFALLVSHRFTEPFDKPNEFAKSICRHANELSNGSIILQKYGDLRKGRRSTPQRIREGFVEPTLKEAVPGDLGLVLPYKTMVALMEMMEALDKVAPGVASDHTLFYGVEAKFYAARAEVGPDLQTKIDGLYCAGDGPGISRGISQAASCGVHVARQIAKREA
- a CDS encoding phospholipase D-like domain-containing protein, encoding MRVNKGRLRLRLTATLAPALLFLTACGPANVAPQNAVNSAPAHGKSTGAAPSKGVASIAASASQFTWIGEPGAGSAPWVKAISRARQRVDYNVYLLTDENIANALKQAAARGVAVRVILDSHPYDFPDAVSKELAMFRGSKVQVKTWSPSATSYDHAKYLVVDGRVAIVGSANATYSALDGGANLEDNVEIDGGILPADLDALFQADWSGRPRPSLPPALIVSPGSAEALANQIRQPGPVMMAEEELYDAPDVMAAMEAKGRQLELLLPSSIDSEEMANARMLANHGVQVRLLSSPYVHAKLIAGTEAVFVGSENLSANSLNDNREVGMVVTQPLVRAQAEAWFSHYWQKAQPLSSASGTSDTWTSGSGKSASSGRTYPYLPLGISESEARAKWGPPSSISSTTYHGRPETVWTYPNGARLYFQDGKLVHVSR
- a CDS encoding glycerophosphodiester phosphodiesterase, translated to MIRELLMRDDTLYIAHRGASAECPENTLPAFVRAAELGADMIELDVRLTGDGGVVVLHDPTVDRTTDGSGLIADMRLSDLRKLDAGSWFDARFRGTLIPTLDEVFATVPNMCLNIELKTSPVAHTRQLIRRVLGAIYRHNARDRVLLSSFDHAALAEIRRFDRDIALGVLFTGRLLEPIQLAERLGAQSLHPDIEHLDPLFVAEAKAHHLAVYAWTAKDEMAVNRALACRVSGIILDDLRLRQTVTKAVPSPTPPSA
- a CDS encoding ABC transporter substrate-binding protein; protein product: MKRDRLWKSGALLALGLVATGCGTAANGGGQTATSASQAAASSQPVTITFWYGVGTTLSQDIQQMVQQFNKTHPGIKVVATYQGSYSGGGEEQQKLLAAIKAGDPPTIAQIEVHAMPVFAASGQLLDLTNLMQSSSIDKPSNFLPGILVSTQYQGRYYGVPFNRSVPVLYYNKTLFAKAHIASPPSNWTELAADAKKLTSGAGSNKIYGFEPLVDWWPWEYAVESGGGSILSADLKRATFDQPPALSILETEQSLVKQGYAKVETGPNYWDLMTQDFINGQVAMDIDSIGSAGKVTKGVGDKFQWGTALLPRSKTLAVPPGGGDLAIFKDATPAQQKAAWTFIQWWTSPKQSVQWSTETGYLPVQKADLKDPVYQAYLKQHPQYRTAIEELQYEHPSPASPAYLAVLQPVQQALQGIFDEGKPVAATMHQAAEAADQNLG
- a CDS encoding carbohydrate ABC transporter permease is translated as MKANPLLKGVSYALLTIAALLCLAPVYWMIRTSLMPTSSLLSSALWPAHPAWSNFAAAWRAQPFLLYLWNSVFTNGAIVALQVVTSSLAAYALVFIPLRGKRWLFFAVLVAMMVPMQATFVPVYTMLSAVHLINTYGALILPYAGSAFGIFLMRQGFLTLPRDIVDAARVDGASEWWILTRIVLPNNKPTIVTLVLLNFVYHYNSLFWPLVATNSTNMRVVPVALSYFLTQDAGQTLQWNYAMAFDIFAIAPVVILFLIGQRYFVQGVAQTAVKG
- a CDS encoding carbohydrate ABC transporter permease, whose protein sequence is MAKAAEAVIAERIEERRFARSRVSLQLTGVAMMAPALLFLLAFVFVPMGYAVYLSLYQSTLYTPQPVFAGFANYAHLLAAPDFWQAASNTVWLAVGMMALSLPAALLLAVLLNQRIRGQAIFRTAIFGPYVIPLVSSGLIFSLLFSTDGGPVNLALQRLGLAPVNWLGQGRTALLSVLILTAWQFTGYYAIIFLAGLQSVPTSLMEACQVDGGGRWQVFRHVTLRALGPSLFFAVVICLIQTFQTFDQVYVMTGGGPDGATTTFAYYIFEKGFQAFNIGESSAASVILILVLACLSYLQMRLGRRWVVEES